The following coding sequences lie in one Streptomyces sp. NBC_00510 genomic window:
- a CDS encoding selenium-binding family protein translates to MTTTEHDRDGHRDPTLYRTPADAVAAPAEKLAYVVGFDPAGERPDALFTVVTDPGSPVYGQVAARVEMPDRGNELHHFGWNACSSALAHAGHHHAARRYLIVPGLRSSRLHVLDTGPDPTRPRLVKVVEAGELAARAGYSRPHTLHCGPDGVFLSCLGGADGADGPGGVALLDHETFEVLRAWESERGPQSLAYDVWWHLRENIAVTSEWGSPSMIEDGLVPELLLDRRYGHAVHFWDLDTGRHLQRVDLGDENQMVLELRPSHDPEATWGFVNTVVDVEDLSASVWLWTREGGDFTVRKVITLPAEPARAEDLPPALRPFGAVPPLITDIDLSVDDRWLYVSAWGTGDLHQYDVGDPLRPRRTASVRLGGITGRQAHPAEPDVPLSGGAQMVELSRDGRRVYVTNSLYGAWDAQFYPEGIDPWMVKLDADTSRGGLRVDSGFFPHGPDFRGLRVHQTRLEGGDASSDSYCYRR, encoded by the coding sequence ATGACGACGACCGAGCACGACCGCGACGGCCACCGTGACCCCACCCTGTACCGCACCCCGGCGGACGCCGTCGCCGCGCCCGCCGAGAAGCTCGCCTACGTCGTCGGGTTCGACCCGGCCGGAGAGCGCCCGGACGCACTGTTCACCGTCGTCACCGATCCGGGATCCCCGGTGTACGGCCAGGTGGCCGCCCGCGTCGAGATGCCCGACCGGGGCAACGAACTGCACCACTTCGGCTGGAACGCCTGCTCGAGCGCGCTGGCCCACGCCGGCCACCACCACGCCGCGCGGCGCTACCTCATCGTCCCGGGCCTGCGTTCCTCCCGGCTGCACGTCCTCGACACCGGCCCCGATCCCACCCGGCCGCGCCTGGTCAAGGTGGTCGAGGCCGGGGAGCTCGCCGCCAGGGCCGGTTACTCGCGGCCGCACACCCTCCACTGCGGCCCCGACGGGGTGTTCCTGTCCTGCCTCGGCGGCGCGGACGGCGCGGACGGGCCCGGCGGCGTCGCGCTGCTGGACCACGAGACCTTCGAGGTGCTGCGGGCCTGGGAGAGCGAGCGCGGACCGCAGTCGCTCGCCTACGACGTCTGGTGGCACCTGCGCGAGAACATCGCCGTGACCAGCGAGTGGGGCAGCCCCTCGATGATCGAGGACGGGCTCGTGCCCGAACTGCTGCTGGACCGCCGCTACGGGCACGCGGTGCACTTCTGGGACCTGGACACGGGCCGGCACCTGCAGCGCGTCGACCTGGGGGACGAGAACCAGATGGTGCTGGAGCTGCGTCCCTCGCACGACCCCGAGGCCACCTGGGGGTTCGTGAACACCGTCGTCGACGTCGAGGACCTGTCGGCGTCGGTGTGGCTGTGGACCCGGGAGGGCGGCGACTTCACGGTCCGCAAGGTGATCACCCTGCCCGCCGAGCCCGCCCGGGCGGAGGACCTGCCCCCCGCGTTACGGCCGTTCGGCGCCGTGCCCCCGTTGATCACCGACATCGACCTGTCGGTGGACGACCGGTGGCTGTACGTCTCCGCGTGGGGGACCGGTGACCTCCACCAGTACGACGTGGGCGACCCGCTCCGGCCGAGGCGGACCGCGTCCGTGCGGCTGGGCGGCATCACCGGCCGGCAGGCGCACCCCGCGGAGCCGGACGTCCCGCTGAGCGGCGGAGCGCAGATGGTCGAGCTCAGCCGCGACGGACGGCGGGTGTACGTGACGAACTCCCTGTACGGCGCCTGGGACGCGCAGTTCTACCCCGAGGGCATCGACCCGTGGATGGTCAAACTCGACGCCGACACCTCACGCGGCGGGCTCCGCGTCGACAGCGGCTTCTTCCCGCACGGCCCGGACTTCCGGGGACTGCGGGTGCACCAGACGCGCCTGGAAGGCGGCGACGCCTCCTCGGACTCGTACTGCTACCGCCGCTGA
- a CDS encoding DUF4328 domain-containing protein, producing MTHDDAIVMSPPVRPAEGEPVFVPKATTVLVVAALGVCVLVNAALLVARLFLDRAAGGSAAALARGDEVVTLTGLSHLAFVLTGVVFLRWLWQMRVNAEALAPGGHRMRRGWTTGAWLIPLVGFVLPKRIINDIWAASSPPGRPRRTSVLLTSWWLLFVAAQLLASPSATTGPPAAETAGAALYVLAGALCIAVVLRLAAMQRTRLRG from the coding sequence GTGACCCACGACGACGCCATCGTCATGTCCCCGCCCGTGCGGCCGGCCGAGGGCGAGCCGGTCTTCGTCCCCAAGGCGACGACCGTCCTCGTCGTGGCCGCGCTCGGGGTCTGCGTGCTGGTGAACGCCGCGCTGCTCGTCGCCCGGCTGTTCCTCGACCGCGCCGCCGGCGGCTCGGCCGCCGCCCTCGCGCGCGGCGACGAGGTCGTCACCCTCACCGGTCTGAGCCATCTCGCCTTCGTGCTCACCGGGGTCGTCTTCCTGCGCTGGCTGTGGCAGATGCGGGTGAACGCCGAGGCGCTGGCGCCCGGCGGTCACCGGATGCGACGCGGCTGGACCACGGGCGCGTGGCTGATACCGCTGGTCGGCTTCGTCCTGCCCAAGCGGATCATCAACGACATCTGGGCCGCCAGTTCCCCGCCCGGACGCCCGCGGCGCACCAGTGTGCTGCTGACCTCGTGGTGGCTGCTCTTCGTGGCGGCGCAGCTCCTCGCCTCCCCCTCCGCCACCACGGGCCCGCCTGCGGCGGAGACGGCCGGTGCCGCGCTCTACGTCCTGGCGGGGGCGCTGTGCATCGCCGTGGTGCTGCGGCTCGCCGCGATGCAGCGGACGCGCCTGCGCGGCTGA
- a CDS encoding FAD-binding oxidoreductase — translation MRKILIVGAGQSGLQLALGLQSRGYEVTVMSNRTADEIRHGRVMSTQCMFGTALGHERDLGLGFWEDRTPRIEGLGVSVAAPDGSRPIDWVGRLDAYAQSVDQRVKMAGWLETFVERGGKLVVHGVTVGDLDYFSRAYDLVMVAAGKGELVSMFGRDAERSPYDSPQRALAVAYVHGLGPRPEHPDFHAVRLNMVPGAGELIVIPAFTTSGPCDILFWEGLPGGPLDVFGGVKDPQEHLRITLELMERHMPWEYDRARDVELTDAGGTLAGRFAPVVRHPVAELPSGGLVLGVADVVVANDPITGQGSNSASKCAAAYLDAIVEQGDKPFDRDWMESAFARFWATAEPVTKWTNALLGPPPEHILGLIGAAGQLPAVADRFANGFDDPSDYESYFYDPGATSAYLASAAGA, via the coding sequence TTGCGCAAGATACTGATCGTGGGAGCCGGCCAGTCCGGGCTCCAACTGGCCCTGGGCCTGCAGTCCCGGGGATACGAGGTCACCGTCATGTCCAACCGCACGGCGGACGAGATACGCCACGGGCGTGTCATGTCCACCCAGTGCATGTTCGGCACGGCGCTGGGCCACGAGCGCGACCTCGGTCTCGGCTTCTGGGAGGACCGGACCCCCCGGATCGAGGGCCTGGGGGTCTCCGTCGCCGCCCCCGACGGATCACGGCCCATCGACTGGGTGGGACGGCTCGACGCGTACGCGCAGTCCGTCGACCAGCGGGTGAAGATGGCCGGCTGGCTGGAGACCTTCGTCGAGCGCGGCGGCAAGCTGGTCGTGCACGGCGTGACCGTCGGCGACCTGGACTACTTCTCCCGCGCCTACGACCTGGTGATGGTCGCGGCCGGCAAGGGCGAGCTGGTCTCCATGTTCGGCCGGGACGCCGAGCGTTCCCCGTACGACAGCCCGCAGCGTGCGCTGGCCGTCGCCTATGTGCACGGCCTCGGCCCGCGCCCGGAGCACCCCGACTTCCACGCGGTGCGGCTCAACATGGTGCCCGGCGCCGGCGAACTGATCGTGATCCCGGCGTTCACCACCTCCGGCCCCTGCGACATCCTCTTCTGGGAGGGGCTCCCGGGCGGTCCGCTCGACGTCTTCGGCGGTGTCAAGGACCCACAGGAACACCTGCGCATCACCCTGGAATTGATGGAGCGTCATATGCCGTGGGAGTACGACCGCGCCCGTGACGTGGAGCTGACGGACGCCGGCGGCACCCTGGCCGGGCGTTTCGCGCCGGTGGTCCGGCACCCCGTCGCGGAACTGCCCTCCGGCGGGCTGGTGCTGGGCGTCGCCGACGTCGTGGTGGCCAACGACCCGATCACCGGGCAGGGCTCCAACAGCGCCTCCAAGTGCGCGGCCGCCTACCTCGACGCCATCGTCGAGCAGGGCGACAAGCCCTTCGACCGGGACTGGATGGAGTCCGCCTTCGCCCGCTTCTGGGCCACCGCCGAGCCGGTGACCAAGTGGACCAACGCCCTCCTCGGCCCGCCGCCGGAGCACATCCTCGGCCTGATCGGTGCCGCCGGGCAGTTGCCGGCGGTCGCCGACCGCTTCGCCAACGGCTTCGACGACCCGTCGGACTACGAGTCGTACTTCTATGACCCGGGGGCGACCTCCGCCTACCTGGCCTCGGCCGCCGGGGCCTGA
- a CDS encoding ATP/GTP-binding protein: MSSLAEEDGLQEWQLDVSQAPTSTKIVVAGGFGVGKTTFVGTVSEITPLTTEAVMTSASEDIDDLGSTPDKTTTTVAMDFGRITLDRELVLYLFGTPGQQRFWFMWDDLVRGAIGAVVLADTRRLADAFPALDYFESSGLPYAVAVNRFEGTTAYDEIDVREALAVPDEIPVVICDARDRQSVIQVLLALVKQALVAQPE, from the coding sequence ATGTCGTCCCTCGCGGAAGAAGACGGCCTGCAGGAGTGGCAGCTGGACGTGAGCCAGGCGCCCACCTCGACCAAGATCGTGGTGGCGGGCGGCTTCGGCGTGGGCAAGACCACCTTCGTCGGCACGGTCTCGGAGATCACCCCGCTCACCACCGAGGCGGTGATGACCAGTGCCAGTGAGGACATCGACGACCTCGGGTCCACCCCGGACAAGACCACCACCACGGTGGCGATGGACTTCGGCCGGATCACCCTCGACCGGGAGCTGGTGCTCTACCTGTTCGGCACCCCCGGCCAGCAGCGCTTCTGGTTCATGTGGGACGACCTGGTGCGCGGGGCGATCGGCGCCGTCGTCCTCGCCGACACCCGCCGGCTGGCCGACGCCTTCCCGGCACTGGACTACTTCGAGAGCAGCGGCCTGCCCTACGCCGTGGCGGTCAACCGCTTCGAGGGCACCACCGCCTACGACGAGATCGACGTCCGCGAGGCGCTCGCCGTGCCGGACGAGATCCCGGTGGTGATATGCGACGCCCGCGACCGCCAGTCGGTGATCCAGGTACTGCTGGCCCTGGTCAAGCAGGCCCTCGTCGCCCAGCCGGAGTAG
- a CDS encoding DUF742 domain-containing protein, producing the protein MRRPVIAAARAAAVLPVRGAGRRAARVRPYALTGGRTSFGHVLLVETFVATIDGSTERRELTSGSWAERVMPEMRAIVELCRRMRSVAEISALLRMPLGVVRVLLSDLADQGRIRVYGTGHGPGAPDRALLERVLGGLRRL; encoded by the coding sequence ATGCGCCGTCCGGTGATCGCCGCGGCCCGGGCGGCCGCCGTCCTCCCCGTACGGGGCGCCGGGCGCAGGGCCGCCCGGGTGCGCCCGTACGCGCTGACCGGCGGCCGTACGTCCTTCGGCCACGTGCTGCTGGTGGAGACCTTCGTCGCGACGATCGATGGCTCCACCGAGCGCAGGGAGCTGACCTCGGGCAGCTGGGCCGAGCGCGTCATGCCGGAGATGCGCGCCATCGTGGAGCTGTGCCGCCGGATGCGCTCGGTGGCGGAGATCTCGGCGCTGCTGCGCATGCCGCTCGGCGTCGTCCGGGTGCTGCTCAGCGACCTGGCCGATCAGGGAAGGATCCGCGTGTACGGGACCGGGCACGGGCCCGGCGCCCCGGATCGCGCACTGCTGGAGAGGGTTCTCGGTGGACTTCGCAGGCTCTGA
- a CDS encoding roadblock/LC7 domain-containing protein, giving the protein MSAGTDTQSERGLSHEARSLQWLLSNFVEDVPGVRSVAVVSSDGLLLLTSEPEDEADAADEGTEDGAAGRPRGPAGTSADLATVVSGIASLTDGAARLMDGGGVRQTGVAMENGSVFVMTIGDGSLLGVHADAECDMSVVAYHMALFVGRAGHVLTPALRTELRQAIEGGR; this is encoded by the coding sequence ATGTCGGCCGGTACGGACACCCAGAGTGAACGGGGCCTGAGCCACGAGGCACGTAGCCTCCAGTGGCTGCTGAGCAATTTCGTGGAGGACGTGCCCGGGGTCCGCTCCGTGGCCGTCGTGTCCTCGGACGGACTGCTGCTGCTGACCTCGGAGCCCGAGGACGAGGCCGACGCGGCTGACGAAGGCACGGAGGACGGCGCGGCCGGACGCCCCAGGGGCCCGGCGGGCACCTCCGCCGACCTGGCCACGGTGGTCTCCGGCATCGCCTCGCTGACCGATGGCGCCGCGCGCCTGATGGACGGCGGTGGCGTGCGCCAGACGGGGGTGGCGATGGAGAACGGCAGCGTGTTCGTGATGACGATCGGGGACGGTTCGCTGCTCGGCGTCCACGCGGACGCCGAGTGCGACATGAGCGTGGTGGCCTACCACATGGCCCTGTTCGTGGGCCGGGCCGGCCACGTGCTCACCCCGGCGCTCCGCACGGAGCTGCGCCAGGCGATCGAGGGGGGCCGCTGA
- a CDS encoding nitrate- and nitrite sensing domain-containing protein: MRTRRNPRTKRVRQRLLGALLICAVTVLAASAPGMATGVRDLAESQRLVGMARLEAQAVSLSHALADERDGMAVFVAGGRSTEGGTGVSEAQRERVDRQVQEVLTAAADTDTDDAPAFADATAEVVRQLGELPAVRQKVLSGPGSAEAAVAAYDPAIRALNGVGAAVARSLPARGASADTTALPELARAVDQASVQRGLLVGALTAGGEESALVTAAQTAAVSERSALADFRGGASQAAVEQYDQTVTGSDVNQADKRLKQLLNSSSLSAADRALKPRAVQAALSARIDMMRGVESSLAAAAADRLAALRDDDVTALELHVALASVCFLLVLGVGVSTARSITRPAAALGRFARGDVPAGEQVRIVGSDEFAATARAVNALRAEVGGLRERVAAQDAEHTKLQGVRDALAAERDLLHGRQEVLTTRLGSLQGNVHGTYVNLTLRTLGLVERQLTLIERLEELVHDPDELAQLFKLDHLATRMRRNSENLLLLAGAEHGHAQPKPVPLVDVARAAVSEIDKYERVRIQQLPAGRIAGFASDDLSHLIAELLENAAAFSPPETEVELSGWMLESGELMLSVEDQGIGIPTARLDELNALLTQADPVEQASGGEATGMGAYVVARLAARHGIRVQLRDAKRGGTTAVVVVPAALTAPAEDPDGPQTPVEAAVAGEPWQPGTALRSARDEQAVKAERTAPAAVEPVTEPSPDEAPGPGGDAIEHARADQPAPAPTPAPETGPAPVEAAEAAEAPAAPAPASAEVPDGVALTAKGLPQRVPRSTGLSGEPQLRGRARQGGGVDPEELRRKLGGFARGLRDGRAEAEAETQEIRRGLPAPRAAADAAAAEGSSGGHQQVEAEGVEEARG, translated from the coding sequence GTGCGAACACGACGTAACCCGCGGACCAAGCGCGTACGGCAGAGACTGCTGGGCGCCCTGCTGATCTGCGCCGTCACGGTCCTGGCCGCCTCCGCCCCGGGCATGGCCACGGGCGTGCGCGATCTGGCCGAGTCCCAGCGGCTGGTCGGCATGGCGCGACTGGAGGCCCAGGCGGTCTCGTTGTCCCACGCCTTGGCCGACGAACGCGACGGCATGGCCGTCTTCGTGGCCGGCGGCCGCTCCACCGAGGGCGGCACGGGCGTCTCCGAGGCCCAGCGGGAGCGGGTCGACCGCCAGGTCCAGGAGGTGCTGACGGCGGCGGCCGACACCGACACCGACGACGCCCCGGCCTTCGCCGACGCGACCGCCGAGGTCGTCCGGCAGCTCGGGGAACTCCCCGCCGTCCGGCAGAAGGTGCTCTCCGGCCCCGGCTCCGCCGAGGCGGCCGTCGCGGCCTACGACCCGGCGATCCGGGCGCTGAACGGGGTCGGCGCCGCCGTCGCCCGCTCGCTGCCCGCCCGCGGTGCCTCCGCCGACACCACCGCGCTGCCCGAACTCGCCCGCGCCGTCGACCAGGCTTCCGTCCAGCGCGGCCTGCTGGTCGGCGCGCTCACCGCGGGCGGCGAGGAGTCCGCCCTGGTCACTGCCGCGCAGACCGCCGCCGTCAGCGAGCGGTCCGCGCTCGCCGACTTCCGCGGCGGGGCCTCGCAGGCCGCGGTCGAGCAGTACGACCAGACGGTCACCGGCTCCGACGTCAACCAGGCCGACAAGCGCCTGAAGCAGCTGCTGAACAGCTCCTCGCTGTCCGCCGCCGACCGCGCGCTCAAGCCGCGAGCGGTCCAGGCGGCGCTCTCCGCGCGGATCGACATGATGCGCGGCGTCGAGTCCTCGCTCGCCGCCGCCGCCGCCGACCGGCTCGCCGCGCTGCGCGACGACGACGTGACGGCCCTCGAACTCCACGTCGCCCTCGCCTCCGTGTGCTTCCTGCTCGTCCTCGGCGTCGGCGTCTCCACGGCCCGCTCCATCACCCGGCCGGCCGCCGCGCTGGGCCGCTTCGCCCGCGGGGACGTCCCCGCGGGCGAGCAGGTCAGGATCGTCGGCTCCGACGAGTTCGCGGCGACGGCCCGGGCGGTCAACGCGCTCCGCGCCGAGGTCGGCGGGCTGCGCGAGCGCGTCGCCGCGCAGGACGCCGAACACACCAAGCTCCAGGGCGTACGGGACGCCCTCGCCGCGGAACGCGACCTGCTGCACGGCCGGCAGGAGGTGCTCACCACGCGCCTGGGCAGCCTGCAGGGCAACGTCCACGGCACCTACGTCAACCTGACGCTGCGCACCCTCGGTCTGGTCGAGCGCCAGCTCACGCTGATCGAGCGGCTGGAGGAACTGGTCCACGACCCGGACGAGCTCGCCCAGCTGTTCAAGCTGGACCACCTCGCCACCCGCATGCGCCGCAACAGCGAGAACCTGCTGCTGCTCGCCGGAGCCGAACACGGTCACGCGCAGCCCAAGCCCGTCCCGCTGGTCGACGTGGCGCGCGCCGCGGTCTCCGAGATCGACAAGTACGAGCGCGTCCGCATCCAGCAGCTGCCCGCGGGACGCATCGCCGGCTTCGCCTCCGACGACCTCAGCCACCTGATCGCCGAGCTCCTGGAGAACGCGGCCGCGTTCTCCCCGCCGGAGACCGAGGTGGAGCTGTCCGGCTGGATGCTGGAGAGCGGCGAGCTGATGCTGTCGGTCGAGGACCAGGGCATCGGCATCCCCACGGCCCGGCTGGACGAGCTCAACGCGCTGCTGACGCAGGCCGATCCCGTGGAGCAGGCCTCCGGCGGCGAGGCCACCGGCATGGGCGCCTACGTGGTGGCCCGGCTCGCCGCCCGGCACGGCATCCGCGTCCAGCTCCGCGACGCCAAGCGCGGCGGCACCACCGCCGTGGTGGTCGTCCCCGCGGCGCTCACCGCGCCGGCGGAGGACCCGGACGGCCCGCAGACCCCCGTGGAGGCGGCCGTCGCGGGCGAGCCGTGGCAGCCGGGCACGGCGCTGCGGAGCGCACGCGACGAGCAGGCCGTAAAGGCGGAGCGGACGGCACCGGCGGCCGTGGAGCCCGTGACGGAGCCGTCGCCCGATGAGGCGCCCGGACCCGGGGGCGACGCCATCGAGCACGCCCGCGCCGACCAGCCCGCCCCCGCCCCGACGCCGGCCCCGGAAACCGGGCCGGCACCGGTCGAGGCGGCCGAAGCGGCCGAGGCGCCCGCGGCACCGGCTCCGGCCTCCGCGGAGGTGCCGGACGGCGTGGCGCTCACCGCCAAGGGGCTCCCGCAGCGGGTGCCGCGGTCCACGGGGCTGTCGGGTGAACCGCAGCTCCGTGGGCGGGCCCGGCAGGGCGGCGGGGTGGACCCGGAGGAGCTGCGGCGCAAGCTCGGCGGCTTCGCCCGGGGTCTGCGCGACGGCCGGGCGGAGGCCGAGGCCGAGACGCAGGAGATCCGGCGCGGCCTGCCCGCGCCGAGGGCGGCCGCGGACGCGGCCGCGGCAGAAGGCAGTTCGGGGGGACACCAACAAGTCGAAGCCGAAGGCGTCGAGGAGGCACGCGGTTGA